The Deltaproteobacteria bacterium genome contains the following window.
GGGCTCGGGGCCATTACCGGGGAGCTTGCTGCCCGCGCAGCCCGGGTGACAGCGGTCGAGATCGATGCGAGGCTCGTCTCCTGGCTCACCAAGCCTGGATGCCTTCCCAAAAACGTGGAGGTCCTTCATCAGGACATGCTCGATGTCTCCTTTTCGGAGCTGGCCGCCCGCTTCGGCCCTGGGCTCACGGTAGTGGGGAACCTCCCGTACAACATCGCAAGCCGTATGGTCTTTCGGCTCGTGGAGGAACGGGCCTGGATATCAAGGGCCATCCTCATGTTTCAGAAGGAGGTGGCGGAGCGGATCCTGGGACGGCCCGGAACCAAGGATTACGGGATCCTCTCTGTCATGGCCCAGGCCTTTTCGGATATTGACCGTCTTTTTGACATCCCGCCGGGATCTTTCAGACCGGTTCCCAAGGTGACCTCGACCCTTCTTAGGTTCCGGTTCCGTGAGCCTGCGACCCCGGTGCTGGACCTGGACGTCTTCAAAAAGGTGGTAAAAGCCGCCTTTTCCCGGCGCAGGAAGATGCTCGCAAACAACCTCAAGACCCTTGCAGAAATCTATCCGGAAGTATTGGATGAGGTCCTCGGTTCCTGCGGCATCTCCGCAAGGAGCAGGGCCGAGGAACTCGATGTTCATTCATTCATCTGCCTTGCAAATACCCTTGCACTGGGGTGTCTGAAGCAAAAATGATGATGGCGGTGATATATCCTGAATCCATGGGCCGACGCCCGTGGCATTTGTTCCGAGGTTTTTGCAGCGCGATCTGACATGGATTCCGGCGACATCTTTTCTTGTCTTAAGGCCGCACTACACGACCCAGGCCGTTCATTAATAGAGGTAACGGGCCTTTCCGGTGGCGCCGTCCCCTGGCTCATGGCCCGGTTTGCCGCCCTTACAAAGAGCCCCATTCTCCTGCTCACGGAGGACGAAAAACGCGCGGAGGTCGTGGCATCGGAT
Protein-coding sequences here:
- the rsmA gene encoding 16S rRNA (adenine(1518)-N(6)/adenine(1519)-N(6))-dimethyltransferase RsmA; this translates as MARKSLGQNFLVRRETIEAIVRIADIRPGETVIELGPGLGAITGELAARAARVTAVEIDARLVSWLTKPGCLPKNVEVLHQDMLDVSFSELAARFGPGLTVVGNLPYNIASRMVFRLVEERAWISRAILMFQKEVAERILGRPGTKDYGILSVMAQAFSDIDRLFDIPPGSFRPVPKVTSTLLRFRFREPATPVLDLDVFKKVVKAAFSRRRKMLANNLKTLAEIYPEVLDEVLGSCGISARSRAEELDVHSFICLANTLALGCLKQK